One Gloeobacter morelensis MG652769 DNA window includes the following coding sequences:
- a CDS encoding DUF1361 domain-containing protein — protein MKQLLYWAAEALAALSRNLRWMGWNLFLALVPLALSFWLFDPKRRRSPLWWGVAAVWLAFLPNAPYVLTDVIHLIEQIRGRGYSAWVITLALIPQYLLFILAGFEAYVLSLVLMGRYLRQQGLARLILPIELAIHALSAVGIHLGRFQRFNSWDIVTQPDAIVDDLFNDLIDKEPLLVMGITFAVVAGLYYLLKVVSLALIYYWRRGRAPDGAEWTA, from the coding sequence ATGAAGCAATTGCTTTACTGGGCCGCAGAAGCCCTGGCTGCCCTCAGCAGAAACCTGCGCTGGATGGGATGGAACCTCTTTCTGGCGCTGGTGCCCCTGGCGTTGAGTTTCTGGCTGTTCGATCCGAAGCGGCGGCGCTCACCGCTGTGGTGGGGGGTGGCGGCCGTCTGGCTCGCCTTTTTGCCCAACGCCCCTTATGTGCTTACCGACGTCATCCACCTCATCGAGCAGATCCGCGGCCGGGGTTACTCCGCCTGGGTAATCACTTTGGCGCTCATTCCCCAATACTTGTTATTTATCCTGGCGGGATTTGAAGCGTACGTGCTGTCGCTGGTCCTGATGGGCCGCTACCTGCGGCAGCAGGGCCTGGCCCGGTTGATCCTGCCGATTGAACTGGCCATCCATGCCCTCAGTGCCGTGGGCATCCACCTCGGCCGCTTCCAGCGCTTCAACAGCTGGGACATTGTCACCCAGCCCGACGCGATCGTGGATGACCTGTTCAACGATCTCATCGACAAAGAGCCGCTGTTGGTGATGGGGATCACCTTTGCTGTGGTGGCAGGACTTTACTACCTGCTCAAGGTCGTGAGCCTGGCGCTGATTTATTACTGGCGCAGGGGGCGGGCTCCCGACGGCGCCGAATGGACCGCGTAG
- a CDS encoding ankyrin repeat domain-containing protein encodes MVDQQLILAVQRADIAQVRRLLADGVSPNGPTVVPLFGTPPQTLPLIEAIRCRQQEIVHLLLEAGANPNAADKRGALPLKIAVHLGSEPIVQLLLEHGADPNKRASGETTSAIQHAAFYGHVELVRVLLEHGGDPDTVLQTKSLFRIRGPILQMLIDAGGEAPEEILRMLRKGSALP; translated from the coding sequence ATGGTTGATCAACAACTGATTCTTGCCGTACAGAGAGCTGACATCGCGCAAGTTCGGCGACTGCTCGCAGATGGGGTGTCACCCAATGGTCCCACAGTGGTCCCGTTGTTTGGCACCCCACCCCAGACATTGCCTCTGATCGAAGCCATCCGTTGCCGGCAACAAGAGATTGTTCATCTGTTGCTCGAAGCGGGAGCCAATCCAAACGCAGCGGATAAACGTGGAGCCCTACCGCTCAAAATTGCCGTCCATCTGGGCAGCGAACCCATTGTCCAGCTACTTCTGGAGCACGGAGCCGATCCCAACAAACGCGCCAGTGGCGAGACCACCAGTGCGATCCAGCACGCCGCCTTCTACGGACATGTCGAACTAGTGCGTGTGCTGCTGGAGCACGGCGGGGATCCCGATACGGTCCTGCAAACCAAGTCTCTATTTCGCATTCGCGGGCCAATATTGCAGATGCTCATCGACGCGGGCGGCGAAGCGCCGGAGGAGATTCTGCGGATGCTGCGCAAAGGTTCTGCTCTACCGTAG
- a CDS encoding ATP-dependent Clp protease ATP-binding subunit, with protein MFERFTEKAIKVIMLAQEEARRLGHNFVGTEQILLGLIGEGTGVAAKVLKSMGVNLKDARIEVEKIIGRGSGFVAVEIPFTPRAKRVLELSLEEARQLGHNYIGTEHLLLGLIREGEGVAARVLENLGVDLSKVRTQVIRMLGETAEVSAGGNTGRTKTPTLDEFGSNLTQMAAEGKLDPVVGREKEIERVIQILGRRTKNNPVLIGEPGVGKTAIAEGLAQRISNNDIPDILADKRVVTLDIGLLVAGTKYRGEFEERLKKIMDEIRAAGNVVLVIDEVHTLIGAGAAEGAIDAANILKPALARGELQCIGATTLDEYRKHIERDAALERRFQPVMVGEPTVDETIEILRGLRERYEQHHKLKITDEALIAAAQLSDRYISDRYLPDKAIDLVDEAGSRVRLLSSQLPPAAKELDKELRQILKEKDDAVRGQDYERAGELRDREMEIKSQIRSIAQARKSETANEESPNVTEEDIAYIVSSWTGVPVSKLTESETEKLLHMEDVLHQRLIGQEEAVKAISRAIRRARVGLKNPKRPIASFIFSGPTGVGKTELAKSLATYFFGSEDAMIRLDMSEYMERHTVSKLIGSPPGYVGYNEGGQLTEAVRRRPYTVILFDEIEKAHPDVFNVLLQILEDGRLTDAKGRTVDFKNTLMIMTSNVGSKVIEKGGGGLGFNTAGTEEEQRYNRISELVKEELKQYFRPEFLNRLDEIIVFHPLTREEVKQIAVIMLREVFARLEEQNIRLEITDGFNRKLIEEGYSATYGARPLRRAIQRMLEDQLAEEILAARLKEGDTVLVDVDSDGKPTFTVKDRTLATAEG; from the coding sequence ATGTTTGAAAGATTTACCGAGAAAGCAATCAAAGTGATCATGTTGGCCCAGGAGGAAGCCCGTCGCCTGGGACATAACTTTGTGGGCACCGAGCAAATCCTGCTCGGCCTCATCGGTGAGGGCACAGGCGTCGCCGCCAAGGTGCTCAAGTCCATGGGAGTCAACCTGAAGGATGCCCGCATCGAGGTCGAAAAAATCATCGGCCGCGGTTCCGGGTTCGTGGCGGTCGAAATTCCGTTTACGCCGCGGGCCAAGCGGGTGCTGGAGCTGTCGCTTGAAGAAGCGCGCCAACTTGGCCACAACTACATCGGCACCGAGCATTTGCTGCTGGGCCTCATCCGCGAGGGCGAGGGCGTCGCTGCCCGGGTGCTTGAGAATCTGGGAGTCGATTTATCCAAGGTCCGCACCCAGGTCATCCGCATGCTGGGGGAGACCGCCGAGGTCTCCGCCGGGGGCAACACCGGCCGCACCAAGACCCCTACGCTGGACGAGTTTGGCTCCAATCTCACCCAGATGGCTGCCGAGGGCAAACTCGACCCGGTGGTGGGCCGCGAAAAAGAAATCGAGCGGGTCATCCAGATCCTGGGTCGCCGCACCAAAAATAACCCCGTGCTCATCGGCGAGCCGGGCGTGGGCAAGACGGCAATTGCCGAGGGCCTCGCCCAGCGCATTTCCAACAACGACATACCCGACATCCTGGCCGACAAGCGCGTCGTTACCCTCGACATTGGCTTGTTGGTAGCGGGCACCAAGTACCGCGGTGAATTCGAAGAGCGGCTCAAAAAGATCATGGACGAGATCCGTGCCGCCGGTAACGTCGTGCTCGTGATCGACGAAGTGCACACACTCATCGGCGCCGGGGCTGCCGAGGGGGCCATCGACGCCGCCAACATCCTCAAGCCGGCCCTCGCGCGCGGCGAGCTGCAGTGCATCGGGGCAACCACCCTCGATGAGTACCGTAAGCACATCGAGCGCGACGCCGCCCTCGAGCGCCGCTTCCAGCCGGTGATGGTGGGTGAGCCGACGGTCGATGAAACCATCGAGATCTTGCGCGGGTTGCGCGAGCGCTACGAGCAGCACCACAAGCTCAAGATCACCGACGAAGCGCTCATTGCCGCTGCCCAGCTTTCCGATCGCTACATCTCCGATCGCTACTTGCCGGACAAGGCCATCGACCTGGTCGACGAGGCCGGTTCGCGCGTGCGGTTGCTCTCCTCGCAACTGCCTCCGGCGGCCAAGGAACTCGACAAAGAGCTGCGCCAGATTCTCAAAGAAAAAGACGACGCCGTGCGCGGTCAGGACTACGAGCGGGCGGGCGAGTTACGCGACCGCGAGATGGAAATCAAATCCCAGATTCGCTCGATCGCCCAGGCGCGCAAGTCCGAGACTGCCAACGAAGAGTCTCCCAACGTCACCGAAGAGGACATCGCCTATATCGTCTCGAGTTGGACGGGGGTGCCGGTCAGCAAGCTCACCGAGTCTGAGACCGAGAAGCTCCTACATATGGAAGACGTGCTCCACCAGCGCCTCATCGGCCAAGAAGAAGCGGTCAAGGCCATCTCCCGGGCCATCCGCCGGGCGCGCGTCGGCCTCAAAAATCCGAAGCGGCCGATTGCGAGCTTCATCTTCAGCGGTCCCACCGGCGTCGGCAAGACCGAACTGGCCAAGTCACTGGCGACCTATTTCTTCGGCTCCGAGGACGCGATGATCCGCCTCGACATGTCCGAGTACATGGAGCGGCATACGGTGAGCAAGCTCATCGGTTCGCCCCCCGGCTATGTGGGCTACAACGAGGGTGGTCAGCTCACCGAGGCGGTGCGCCGCCGTCCCTATACGGTGATCCTCTTCGACGAAATCGAGAAGGCCCACCCGGACGTGTTCAACGTGCTGCTGCAGATCCTCGAGGACGGTCGCCTCACCGACGCCAAGGGCCGCACGGTTGACTTCAAGAACACCTTGATGATCATGACCAGCAACGTCGGCTCCAAGGTGATCGAAAAGGGCGGCGGCGGCCTCGGCTTCAACACCGCCGGCACCGAAGAGGAGCAGCGCTACAACCGCATCAGCGAGCTGGTCAAAGAAGAACTCAAGCAGTACTTCCGCCCCGAGTTCCTCAATCGCCTCGACGAGATCATCGTCTTCCACCCGCTGACGCGCGAGGAAGTCAAGCAGATCGCTGTGATCATGCTGCGCGAGGTGTTCGCCCGCCTCGAAGAGCAAAATATCAGGCTCGAGATCACCGACGGGTTCAACCGAAAGCTGATCGAAGAAGGTTACTCCGCCACCTACGGCGCCCGGCCGCTACGCCGCGCCATCCAGCGCATGCTCGAAGACCAGCTGGCCGAAGAAATTCTGGCTGCCCGCCTCAAGGAGGGCGATACAGTGCTGGTCGATGTCGATAGCGACGGCAAGCCGACCTTCACCGTCAAGGACCGCACCCTGGCCACTGCCGAGGGTTAA
- the rimI gene encoding ribosomal protein S18-alanine N-acetyltransferase, with translation MESGHLEKVVAADTAAMAEMGALLCLGMPSYWSEGMLRSDVAQQAGHYCLARAVDSGAALGFGGFQLVLDEAHLAMLVVHPAYRRRGVGTALLHGLLRWAREAGARRMTLEVRASNAAAISLYCRFGFETLGRRERYYGEEDALVMWTPRIDTPHFTGLLGQVALPWPFA, from the coding sequence ATGGAATCGGGACATTTGGAGAAAGTGGTTGCTGCGGACACTGCCGCCATGGCCGAGATGGGTGCGCTGCTGTGCCTGGGGATGCCAAGTTATTGGAGCGAAGGGATGCTGCGCTCGGATGTGGCCCAGCAGGCGGGCCACTATTGTCTGGCGCGCGCCGTCGACTCGGGTGCGGCGCTCGGTTTTGGCGGCTTTCAACTGGTGCTCGACGAGGCGCACCTGGCGATGCTGGTGGTCCATCCTGCATACCGACGGCGCGGCGTTGGGACGGCCCTGCTGCACGGGTTATTGCGCTGGGCGCGCGAGGCCGGGGCGCGGCGGATGACCCTGGAGGTGCGCGCCTCCAATGCGGCTGCAATCTCGCTTTATTGCCGTTTCGGCTTCGAGACGCTCGGGCGGCGCGAGCGCTACTACGGCGAGGAAGATGCTCTGGTGATGTGGACCCCGCGCATCGACACCCCCCACTTTACGGGCCTGCTGGGGCAAGTCGCTCTTCCCTGGCCCTTTGCCTGA
- a CDS encoding ankyrin repeat domain-containing protein — translation MDNQQLLQAIRTADSEQIRQLLAQGVSPNGEPEPLLLWLRPRTLPLVEAIRSRNATIVRLLLEAGANPNAADRQGVLPLKVAVYLSDEGIVRLLLVHGADPEKRGGDEIANALQQAAYEGNIPMVRLLLEHGADPAAVTSQDKTVLARLRGPVLQLLIDAGAQVPPEILAMLREGSALP, via the coding sequence ATGGATAACCAGCAACTCCTTCAGGCCATCCGAACGGCCGACAGCGAACAGATCCGGCAATTGCTCGCCCAGGGAGTCTCCCCCAACGGCGAACCGGAACCGCTGCTGCTGTGGCTGCGCCCCCGAACCTTACCCTTGGTCGAGGCGATCCGCAGCCGCAATGCAACGATCGTGCGGCTGCTGCTGGAGGCGGGGGCCAATCCGAACGCGGCGGACCGCCAGGGGGTGTTGCCGCTCAAAGTCGCGGTCTACCTGAGCGATGAGGGGATCGTCCGGCTGCTGCTGGTGCACGGAGCCGACCCGGAGAAACGCGGCGGCGACGAGATCGCCAATGCGCTGCAGCAGGCCGCCTACGAGGGCAATATCCCGATGGTGCGGTTGTTGCTGGAGCATGGAGCGGATCCAGCGGCGGTCACCAGCCAGGACAAAACTGTCCTGGCGCGCCTGCGCGGCCCGGTGCTGCAACTGCTCATCGACGCAGGAGCGCAGGTGCCGCCGGAAATTCTGGCCATGCTGCGAGAAGGGTCGGCGCTTCCGTAA